The Apium graveolens cultivar Ventura chromosome 11, ASM990537v1, whole genome shotgun sequence genome has a window encoding:
- the LOC141698430 gene encoding ATP synthase gamma chain, chloroplastic-like — protein MWASSKSSFLNTYNPFSLFQPDPIHIFPYGPHSKASSIQCGLREIKNRIDSVKNTQKITEAMKLVAAAKVRRAQEAVINGRPFSETLAQVLYDINEQAQLDDVDVPLTNVRPVKKVALVVVSGDRGLCGGFNNFVLRKAESRIAEFENLGLECRLISVGKKGSLHFRRKGCEFLDRCVVGGSGFPSAKDAQVIADDVFSLFVSEEVDKVEILYTKFVSLIKSSPVIQTLLPISAKGDVCDANGNCVDASEDEFFRLTTKEGKLTVERDKMGVSGKGLLPNMQFEQDPVQVLDAMMPLYLNSQILKALQESLASELAARMNAMSNATDNAVELKKELSNKYNRERQAKITNEILEIVAGAEAML, from the coding sequence ATGTGGGCATCTTCTAAATCATCTTTTCTCAACACCTACAACCCATTTTCTCTATTTCAACCCGACCCGATTCACATTTTTCCCTATGGTCCACACTCAAAAGCTAGCTCAATCCAATGTGGTCTCAGAGAAATCAAGAACCGTATAGACTCAGTAAAAAATACCCAGAAAATAACAGAGGCAATGAAGCTTGTTGCAGCAGCTAAAGTTAGAAGAGCCCAAGAAGCTGTTATTAATGGTAGGCCTTTTTCTGAAACCCTAGCTCAAGTTTTATATGATATCAATGAACAAGCTCAATTAGATGATGTTGATGTTCCTTTAACTAATGTTAGACCTGTTAAGAAAGTTGCCCTTGTTGTTGTTTCCGGTGATCGGGGTTTATGTGGAGGTTTTAATAATTTTGTGCTGAGGAAGGCTGAGTCGAGGATCGCGgaatttgagaatcttggtttgGAATGTAGGTTGATTAGTGTTGGGAAAAAGGGTAGTTTGCATTTTAGGAGAAAGGGTTGTGAGTTTTTGGATAGGTGTGTTGTGGGAGGAAGTGGTTTTCCGAGTGCCAAAGATGCTCAAGTTATTGCAGATGATGTTTTTTCGTTGTTTGTTAGTGAGGAGGTTGATAAAGTTGAGATTTTGTATACAAAGTTTGTGTCTTTGATTAAGTCGAGTCCGGTGATTCAGACATTGCTTCCGATATCAGCGAAAGGTGATGTTTGTGATGCTAATGGGAATTGTGTTGATGCGAGTGAAGATGAGTTTTTTAGGTTGACGACGAAAGAAGGGAAATTGACTGTAGAGAGGGATAAGATGGGAGTTAGCGGCAAGGGGTTATTGCCTAATATGCAATTTGAGCAAGATCCCGTTCAAGTTCTTGATGCTATGATGCCTCTTTATTTGAATAGTCAGATTTTGAAGGCATTGCAGGAGTCATTGGCTAGCGAGCTTGCAGCAAGGATGAATGCAATGAGTAATGCAACAGATAATGCAGTGGAGTTGAAAAAAGAACTTTCGAATAAATATAATAGGGAAAGGCAGGCTAAGATTACCAATGAAATACTGGAGATTGTTGCTGGGGCAGAGGCAATGTTGTAG